TTGTCTTAATTTTACTTTCAATTTCAGCAATTTCGGTTCTAATGTCATCTGAATTGCCTAATTCTTTTTGGATAGCATTCATTTGTTCATTTAAGTAATATTCTTTTTGAGTTTTTTCCATTTGCCGTTTAACACGTGCTCTGATTTTCTTTTCAACTCTTAAAATTTCAATTTCTGACTGAATAATACTAAATATTTCTTCTAATCTTTTAGCTGGATCAATAGTTTCTAGAATTCTTTGCTTATCTGCAAGTTTTAAATTAGCGAGTTGCACAACTAAGGTGTCAGCCAAACGACTTTCATCTTCAATGCTTGAAATAGAAAATACCATTTCTGGTGGGACTTTTTTATTTAACTTCACATAAGTATCAAAAGCTTGTTTAACAGTTCTGACAAGAGCTTCATTTTCAGCAGAGCGCCCATTTGGTTCTTGTACTTCGGTTATTTCAACAACAAGCATTTCATTTGCTTCTACATATTTGGAAATACGTCCACGCTTTTTTCCTTCAACTAAAATTTTAACTGTGCCATCAGGTAGGCGAAGAAGTTGAAGAATTTGAGCAATTGTTCCAAATTCATAAATTTCTTCGGGAAGAGGGTCATTTGATTTTGGTTTCTTCTGTGCGGCAAGGAATATTTCTCTATTTCTAGCCATAGCATCGTCCAAAGCTTTGATGCTTTTTTCACGACCAACAAACAAAGGAACGACTGTATGTGGAAAAACCAGCAACTCCCTGAGGGGCAAAAGTGGTAATGTTCGGCTTGTCGTTTTTTTATCAGCCATAGAGAGTTACTCCTTTGCGGTCATGTTAAATTTAAACCCATCCCTTACATTTTAAGACATTTGTGAGGATTCGCAACACCATTTCCATTTAACTATTTAAGAGTTAAATATGATTAAATAAAATCCTTTATTTCGGGAACCCTTTTTAAAAAACCTTTCCATTTTTTTTGTAAGTACTCATTACCAAGAAACTCCTGTTCCTTTACAATGTCGGTTAAAATTTTTTTATTTGTGAGAGGGTTAAAAGGGATAGCTCTTAGGACGACAATTTCTTGGCTTGGATAAACTGTTTCTAATATAGTGCGTGATACAAAACTCTTGCCTGACTGTCTTTGTTTTTTTTGGATATAAATATTTAAATCATTTAGAAATGAGTTTGTTTTAGTTAATATATCAAGTAAATTTTTATTATTTATATTATTATTTTCATTTGTAAGATTATTATTACAAACTTTAAAAAGTTTGTAATTTTTTTGCAGAAAATTTTTTAGGATATTGCCTGTGAAGCGATATGTGACTATGTTTGTTTCTAGAAAACTTGTTAATTCAAAAGCTAAACTTGTCTCAATCACTTCAGCTAATTGTGTTGCATTATTTATGGCTTTTAAAATTAGTTGACTATATCCATCTTTACCTAGAGCCTTAAAATGGAACCATAATTTTAAAGAATCAAATCTTCTACTTCCTTCAATAGTTGTTCTTCCTAAGTCTATGCTTCCTTTGCGAATAATATAGTTAGCACTGTGTCTTATAGAGTCTAATGAATTTTCATCTTTAAATAGAACAGCACTATGCGACATAGATAAATACATAAACTTATGCCCATCTATTACGACTGAATCAGCAGAGGAAATCCCTTTTAGTAGTTTTTGATACTTTTTGGAAAGTAATAAAGCTCCTCCCCAAGCTGCATCAACATGAAACCATATATTATGAAATTGGCAGATTTTAGCGAGTTCTTCTAAATTATCAATGTTTCCTGTTTCTGTAGTTCCAGCAATGCCTACTAATGCAATTATTTTTGTATTAGCATTAAGCAAATTTTGAATAATATTTTTTAACTCATCGATATTAATTTTGTTCGTGAATGTTTCACAAGGAATACTAATAATATTATCTTCGCCGATACCTAGAATGCTTGCTGCTTTTTTTATCGAGTAGTGCCCACGCTGACTCACTAAAATCACAGAGCGTTGAAAACCTGATGAAAGTAAAGCCGAAAATATTCCTTTCTTGTGAACATCTGGAAATGCTTTATTCCTTGCTACAAGAAGGGCTGTTAGGTTACCTAAAGTTCCTCCACTACAATAATTTCCAATTGCTCTATCAGCATTATTTATAATATTTTGGTAAAAAATTTTATTTCTTTTATAAATAAGTTTATGAAGCCAAGTAAGGGTTTGCCATTCGACATAAGTTGCTGAAAGAGCCGTCTCTGTTTTGACAACATTTTGATTCAAAGTGCTTATTAATAAATCACATAATAGTGAAAAGCTTGGTGTAGCTCCTGTCATATGCCCTATAAAATTAGGATGAGATACCTTAACAGAATTTTGAACAATATTGTCAATTGTTTCCTGCAAAACTTTTGGTATTTTTTCCCCTTTTGAAGGAAAAAAAGGTGACGAAAATAATTTTGAGATATCTTTAGGAGGAATTAATCCGTAGATTTTTTTTCCATTTTTATTGTATAAGAAATTGAGTGAAGCTTTTAAAGTAATAGTTGCCCATTTATTAAACTCTTTCTCGTTTGCTTCTGGAAAGAAGTATTTAGAAATTAAAGAAGATTTATTCATAATAATATGCTGTCCTAATTTATCCATTAAGCAGATGTCAAAGCGAATTCATATATGAATCAATCTAAAATTGACACAAATTTATTAATAAATTTTCTTTTCGGAAAATTTGATCAGATTTTTTTACTGCAATTCTTGCATTATCAAAGAATGAATTGTAAATACAAATTTCCGGGCAATCGGTATCATTAATTAACACATGGAGTTTCTATTATGGCTAAAAGTAAAAGTACATTAACAACTGTTCCAACTAGTGCAATCATTGCAGATGTTTCAGCTAGATTTGAACAATTACCAAAGAAAATTACTAAAGAAGTAATCTCTGCATTTCTAGAAGCTATTGAAGACAATGTAGCAGGTGGGCACAAAGTTCGTATCGATAAAGTTGGTATTCTTACTTGTAAAGACCGCGCAGCTCGTAAAGGCCGTAACCCACAAACTGGCGAAGAAATTAAAATTCCAGCTTCAAAGAAAATTAGTTTTCGCGTTGCGAAGTCTTTAAAGGAAAGAGTTGGAGTAGCTAAAAAATCTGCAGCTAAAAAGAAATAATTTAAATTATTTCTTTTTATTCATCATAATCTTCTTCGTGAGTACCTGCCATTACAACCTTACTATCATCTAGATTAGCGTTGTTAACTGCTTCTCTTAGTTTTTCTGAG
The Pigmentibacter ruber genome window above contains:
- a CDS encoding pyridoxal-dependent decarboxylase; the protein is MNKSSLISKYFFPEANEKEFNKWATITLKASLNFLYNKNGKKIYGLIPPKDISKLFSSPFFPSKGEKIPKVLQETIDNIVQNSVKVSHPNFIGHMTGATPSFSLLCDLLISTLNQNVVKTETALSATYVEWQTLTWLHKLIYKRNKIFYQNIINNADRAIGNYCSGGTLGNLTALLVARNKAFPDVHKKGIFSALLSSGFQRSVILVSQRGHYSIKKAASILGIGEDNIISIPCETFTNKINIDELKNIIQNLLNANTKIIALVGIAGTTETGNIDNLEELAKICQFHNIWFHVDAAWGGALLLSKKYQKLLKGISSADSVVIDGHKFMYLSMSHSAVLFKDENSLDSIRHSANYIIRKGSIDLGRTTIEGSRRFDSLKLWFHFKALGKDGYSQLILKAINNATQLAEVIETSLAFELTSFLETNIVTYRFTGNILKNFLQKNYKLFKVCNNNLTNENNNINNKNLLDILTKTNSFLNDLNIYIQKKQRQSGKSFVSRTILETVYPSQEIVVLRAIPFNPLTNKKILTDIVKEQEFLGNEYLQKKWKGFLKRVPEIKDFI
- a CDS encoding HU family DNA-binding protein encodes the protein MAKSKSTLTTVPTSAIIADVSARFEQLPKKITKEVISAFLEAIEDNVAGGHKVRIDKVGILTCKDRAARKGRNPQTGEEIKIPASKKISFRVAKSLKERVGVAKKSAAKKK